In one Legionella clemsonensis genomic region, the following are encoded:
- a CDS encoding MFS transporter — MKQRALFLVLAFIFFEWLDFSLYLYLAKSVFAKEFFPASNYSLILSFTLFAAAYFARPLGGWFFGRAADLNGRRHPMLLSAALMGIATLGICILPNYQQIGLAATWGLLLLRIAQALALGGEINTSAMFLVEHHPTKPLIAGGLVAVSSALGMFVGGSLASLLQLINFEQAWRVVFAIVGLLSLWICRLRKQLTESPEFQKNYAKEIYPWRPYWQGLVNIAAMGVFVSVMVYICNVFWVSFAVDQQFMTRTQCSWLGSLAQFISAALALPVAYFSRPQYAYRLIQVSMLILMLTAPLLFHFTTLHYRSATLLFLLAYALSNSLLCAALYYFLYLQLPSQYRCRGVSTIWALAASVGAISLPLAEQAKIMGVLWLPGMFVSITACVCLMLLHFSHENSKPLLAAWRPSLPVAD; from the coding sequence ATGAAGCAACGAGCTCTCTTTCTTGTGTTAGCGTTTATTTTTTTTGAATGGTTAGATTTCAGCCTTTATCTTTATTTGGCGAAATCTGTTTTTGCAAAAGAGTTTTTCCCTGCCTCGAATTACAGTTTAATATTATCGTTTACCTTATTTGCCGCTGCCTATTTTGCACGTCCCTTAGGTGGATGGTTTTTTGGTCGCGCAGCGGACCTAAATGGACGTCGTCATCCTATGCTTCTTTCTGCTGCTTTAATGGGAATAGCGACATTAGGAATTTGCATTCTGCCAAATTATCAGCAGATTGGATTAGCTGCAACTTGGGGATTATTATTACTACGCATTGCACAAGCATTAGCTTTAGGCGGGGAAATTAATACCTCAGCGATGTTTTTGGTGGAGCATCACCCAACCAAGCCCCTCATCGCCGGTGGGTTGGTGGCAGTCAGCAGTGCTTTAGGCATGTTTGTGGGCGGCTCTTTAGCAAGTCTCTTGCAACTAATCAATTTTGAACAGGCGTGGCGCGTCGTTTTTGCAATCGTTGGTCTATTGTCTTTATGGATTTGTCGCTTACGAAAACAATTGACAGAATCCCCTGAATTTCAAAAAAATTATGCTAAGGAAATTTATCCGTGGAGACCTTATTGGCAAGGATTGGTTAATATTGCTGCCATGGGAGTTTTTGTTAGTGTGATGGTTTATATTTGTAATGTTTTTTGGGTTTCTTTTGCAGTTGATCAACAATTTATGACAAGGACTCAATGCTCGTGGCTAGGTTCTCTGGCGCAATTTATTTCTGCGGCGTTGGCTTTACCGGTTGCTTATTTTAGCCGCCCTCAATATGCCTATCGTTTGATTCAGGTGAGTATGCTTATTCTCATGCTAACAGCGCCCTTGCTTTTCCATTTTACGACATTACATTATCGATCAGCGACACTGCTTTTTCTGCTAGCTTATGCGCTGTCCAACAGTTTACTTTGTGCTGCTCTTTATTACTTTCTCTACTTGCAGTTGCCATCCCAATATCGCTGCCGTGGTGTTTCTACAATTTGGGCTTTGGCTGCAAGTGTTGGTGCTATTAGTTTACCTTTGGCTGAGCAAGCCAAAATTATGGGCGTTTTGTGGCTACCTGGAATGTTTGTAAGTATTACCGCATGCGTCTGTCTTATGCTGCTTCATTTCTCACATGAAAATAGTAAACCACTCCTTGCTGCTTGGCGACCATCATTGCCTGTTGCTGATTAA
- the asd gene encoding archaetidylserine decarboxylase (Phosphatidylserine decarboxylase is synthesized as a single chain precursor. Generation of the pyruvoyl active site from a Ser is coupled to cleavage of a Gly-Ser bond between the larger (beta) and smaller (alpha chains). It is an integral membrane protein.): protein MLNDYIKTLPQFFIPKQLLTQLSGLLANVRSPAIKNLLIRRFIRQFCVDMQEAQEQDLEKYGSFNEFFIRHLKAECRPLATADIVSPVDGFISEIGTVKQGQILQAKGRYYTVEQLLACQPALSEQFINGCFATLYLSPKDYHRIHMPIDATLREMIYVPGKLFSVQPAVARVVPHLFARNERLVIFFDTKVGLMAIVLVGAAIVGAIGTKWHGDLKRSRKKQFFSYADLEQTNIAMLQGEEMGYFKLGSTVVLLFADGEKVHWLDNLSAGQSIRYGQAFGRIASNSDGASN, encoded by the coding sequence ATGCTTAATGATTATATAAAAACGCTGCCGCAATTTTTTATACCAAAACAGCTGTTAACCCAGCTTTCAGGACTTTTGGCGAATGTTCGCTCACCAGCAATTAAAAATTTACTAATTCGCCGCTTTATTCGGCAATTTTGCGTTGATATGCAAGAGGCTCAGGAGCAAGATCTGGAAAAATATGGCTCCTTTAATGAATTTTTTATCCGTCATTTAAAGGCAGAATGTCGACCCTTGGCTACTGCAGATATCGTTTCACCCGTCGATGGATTTATTAGTGAAATAGGAACAGTAAAGCAGGGACAAATTTTGCAGGCTAAAGGTCGTTACTATACGGTGGAGCAATTATTAGCCTGTCAACCGGCATTAAGTGAGCAATTTATTAACGGCTGTTTTGCCACACTTTATTTATCGCCTAAAGATTATCATCGCATCCATATGCCTATCGACGCCACGTTAAGAGAGATGATTTATGTTCCAGGCAAATTATTTTCCGTACAACCTGCTGTTGCCCGCGTTGTTCCTCATCTATTTGCTCGTAATGAACGGCTGGTTATTTTTTTCGATACCAAAGTAGGACTCATGGCAATAGTATTAGTTGGTGCTGCTATTGTAGGAGCTATCGGAACCAAGTGGCATGGTGACTTAAAACGCTCGCGCAAGAAGCAATTTTTTAGCTATGCAGATCTAGAGCAAACTAATATCGCCATGTTACAAGGTGAAGAAATGGGCTATTTTAAGTTAGGCTCCACGGTTGTCCTGCTATTTGCCGACGGGGAAAAAGTTCATTGGCTTGATAATTTATCAGCAGGTCAAAGCATTCGCTATGGTCAGGCGTTTGGGAGAATAGCTTCTAATAGCGATGGCGCTTCAAATTAA
- the ankF gene encoding Dot/Icm T4SS effector AnkF/LegA14/Ceg31, whose product MNFKNSLSQLLQKYPFIHIDMLGDLSIIVPLTGAQRITDNFSKDVSLYLFGDNTCKSDLERRKFFGALDASAFEYLFPALIRELNNLNNLSGITVDEQQFLQTIISNLYDFQQKANEFQIKNPGHQIMQYDLEHSDEIFVSKGEFIVSVIPDYWRHLDLPNIMSLSGNTAQAYQKIIPAEMLEDCLEALFHIQTAAKVDRISLIARIIKNISEGQAFLRGEDENPKQLFIAIYEAMRKEDPSLKEQIPEIFKNMEENWPFVYVADDDETHESWTEQNRIEAIQSIFKQANILQEPTEVKQKTFEIIYQLALAGYQERNPDPQNFNLQRTSTFQLFTLQTFLYLCAIKLRIKNKESAQSFLKIFQDKNELHHLITQLCTNEKEFMNMMRDRFYLSAEEYQSVADATYEIAMAHIDADHFDELRIACTTQSLDNAHYIVMGSRLCWSTTPITEDTNINSPKMQKEVSASHFEIFYNKREAYVKESRAFQQIKSLFTKNVTDPKIRQEFISHIKNLSNNQKQELLVKAIKEKKSQHAQLLIENSNEGFFPYAFVTALNEDPALVKAFLSADSEYSRYIKGKNLHLAARDGDLEQVKLILQHRPELLEYEDKFKQTPLLWACLTGKAEVVKYLMDAGANIHVRTRAPWNYEYSRSETSMGRSAMQWAKALNEKDPLNSALILTLFDNYHEQMERNFAADPEYKNRFDASHLTRAIEGGDLKLVEMFQKHCPQLKVSEDDFQRTTKQFAQQQLLDQLLPYQAQFNELLEKIQIKAAEFKLNYYSTSTARQAIELLSSQLAYARNKFFFSEITAESFQNFAKECHEALEKAKPILAEHRGWHDFPVVVRAIVGILSALAVIPALAVQIASKKGYVGMFFKNKEEIKTASTKILEQFEKNLEAVKTDMSGKIGK is encoded by the coding sequence ATGAACTTTAAAAACAGCTTAAGTCAATTGCTTCAAAAATATCCTTTTATTCACATAGATATGTTGGGTGATCTTTCTATTATTGTACCCTTAACCGGGGCACAAAGAATTACTGACAATTTTTCTAAAGATGTTTCTCTTTATTTATTTGGCGATAATACCTGTAAATCTGATTTGGAAAGAAGAAAGTTTTTTGGAGCGTTAGATGCTAGTGCATTTGAATATTTGTTCCCTGCGCTTATCCGGGAATTAAATAACCTGAACAACCTTTCTGGAATAACAGTCGATGAACAACAGTTTCTGCAAACAATAATAAGCAATCTTTATGATTTCCAGCAAAAAGCAAATGAGTTTCAAATAAAAAATCCTGGTCATCAGATAATGCAGTATGATTTAGAGCACAGCGATGAAATTTTTGTTTCTAAGGGTGAGTTTATTGTTAGCGTTATACCTGATTATTGGAGACACTTGGATCTACCCAATATAATGAGTCTGTCTGGTAATACGGCTCAAGCTTACCAAAAAATAATACCCGCAGAAATGCTTGAGGATTGCCTCGAAGCATTATTTCATATTCAAACTGCGGCAAAAGTAGACAGAATATCTTTAATTGCCAGGATTATTAAAAACATCTCGGAAGGTCAGGCTTTTTTACGTGGAGAAGATGAAAACCCCAAGCAATTATTTATCGCAATTTATGAAGCGATGCGAAAAGAAGATCCTTCATTAAAAGAACAAATACCGGAAATTTTTAAAAACATGGAAGAAAATTGGCCCTTTGTTTACGTTGCTGATGACGATGAGACGCATGAGAGCTGGACTGAGCAAAACAGGATAGAAGCCATTCAATCGATATTTAAACAAGCCAACATACTTCAGGAACCAACAGAAGTTAAGCAAAAAACGTTTGAGATTATCTATCAATTGGCCCTTGCAGGCTATCAAGAAAGAAATCCGGATCCGCAAAATTTTAACTTGCAGCGAACCTCTACTTTCCAGTTGTTTACCTTACAAACCTTTCTCTATTTATGTGCTATAAAACTGCGTATTAAAAATAAAGAGAGCGCACAGAGTTTCCTTAAAATTTTTCAGGATAAAAACGAATTACATCATCTGATAACCCAGTTATGTACGAATGAAAAAGAGTTCATGAACATGATGCGTGATAGATTTTATTTATCCGCTGAGGAGTATCAATCCGTTGCTGATGCAACTTATGAAATCGCTATGGCTCATATTGATGCCGATCATTTTGATGAATTACGAATCGCCTGCACCACACAATCACTGGACAATGCACACTATATTGTTATGGGTAGTCGTCTTTGCTGGAGTACCACACCCATTACTGAAGATACCAATATAAACAGTCCAAAAATGCAAAAAGAGGTTTCTGCTTCGCATTTCGAGATTTTTTACAATAAGCGCGAAGCCTATGTCAAAGAATCCCGTGCTTTTCAGCAGATAAAATCTTTATTCACCAAAAATGTAACCGATCCAAAAATACGTCAAGAATTTATATCTCATATTAAAAATTTATCCAACAATCAAAAGCAGGAACTCTTGGTCAAGGCGATTAAAGAAAAAAAATCTCAACACGCTCAACTTTTAATTGAAAACAGCAACGAGGGATTTTTTCCTTATGCGTTTGTTACTGCCTTAAATGAGGACCCTGCTTTAGTTAAAGCATTTCTTAGTGCAGACTCTGAATATAGCCGATATATTAAAGGTAAGAATTTACATCTGGCAGCGAGGGATGGTGACTTGGAACAAGTGAAACTCATCCTTCAACATAGGCCTGAATTACTGGAATATGAAGATAAATTTAAACAAACCCCCTTGCTTTGGGCTTGTTTAACTGGGAAAGCAGAGGTCGTGAAATATTTAATGGACGCAGGCGCCAATATTCATGTCAGAACAAGAGCTCCCTGGAATTATGAATACAGCCGCAGTGAAACATCCATGGGAAGGTCGGCTATGCAATGGGCTAAAGCCCTAAATGAGAAAGATCCTCTGAATTCAGCATTAATACTGACTTTATTTGATAATTATCATGAACAAATGGAAAGAAATTTTGCAGCAGATCCTGAGTATAAGAATCGGTTTGATGCTTCCCACTTAACTCGGGCTATAGAGGGCGGCGATTTAAAATTAGTGGAGATGTTTCAAAAGCATTGCCCCCAATTAAAGGTTAGTGAGGACGATTTCCAACGCACCACGAAACAGTTTGCTCAGCAACAACTATTAGATCAACTGCTTCCTTATCAAGCTCAATTTAATGAGTTGCTTGAAAAAATACAAATAAAAGCAGCAGAATTTAAACTTAACTATTACTCCACGTCTACTGCAAGACAAGCAATTGAACTATTAAGCTCTCAATTAGCCTATGCGAGAAATAAATTTTTCTTTAGCGAAATCACAGCTGAATCATTTCAAAATTTTGCAAAAGAGTGTCATGAGGCGCTTGAGAAGGCCAAACCAATTTTGGCTGAACATCGGGGTTGGCATGACTTTCCTGTAGTTGTCAGAGCCATCGTCGGTATTCTTTCAGCTTTAGCAGTTATCCCTGCATTAGCCGTACAAATAGCTTCCAAAAAAGGCTATGTGGGCATGTTCTTCAAGAACAAGGAAGAAATAAAAACGGCTTCTACCAAAATATTGGAGCAATTTGAAAAAAACTTGGAGGCAGTGAAAACCGATATGTCGGGTAAAATAGGAAAATAA
- a CDS encoding glycerophosphodiester phosphodiesterase: MRFLDFLQKCVDWYFASLPRKKPDDFLIENARLIAHRGAHDGNKRILENTNEAFARALELGCWGIEFDIRETADGVLVVNHDATLKRLWGKNVAIKKLTFPKLRQIVPQIPSLKEVVENYGKRIHFFIELKAPFSAEAQLVEILQALTPCEDYHLLSLDENIFASFSQFPKEALLLVAEHNNVKKFCELSLQKQYGGVLGHYALMNQKTLKQLRAEKKIIGVGMVNSRFSLYRELNRGIAWLFSNNVAALSYCLQRLKNTLHD; the protein is encoded by the coding sequence ATGCGATTCCTGGACTTTTTACAGAAATGCGTCGACTGGTATTTTGCCAGCCTCCCCAGAAAAAAACCCGACGACTTCTTAATAGAGAACGCTCGCCTTATTGCTCATCGTGGTGCTCATGATGGAAATAAACGTATTTTGGAAAATACTAATGAAGCCTTTGCACGCGCTTTAGAACTTGGATGCTGGGGCATTGAATTTGATATACGAGAAACTGCTGATGGAGTATTAGTCGTTAATCATGATGCTACTTTAAAACGCTTGTGGGGAAAGAATGTTGCTATTAAAAAATTAACTTTTCCAAAGTTACGTCAAATAGTGCCGCAAATCCCTAGTTTGAAGGAAGTGGTAGAAAATTATGGCAAGCGGATTCATTTCTTTATTGAACTTAAAGCCCCATTCTCGGCAGAAGCACAATTGGTTGAGATATTGCAAGCGCTTACACCTTGTGAGGATTATCATTTACTCAGCCTTGATGAAAACATTTTTGCTTCTTTCTCGCAATTTCCTAAAGAGGCACTACTACTCGTTGCGGAGCATAATAATGTAAAAAAATTTTGTGAACTCAGCTTGCAAAAACAATATGGGGGGGTGCTAGGGCATTATGCGTTGATGAATCAAAAGACACTTAAACAATTGCGTGCAGAAAAGAAAATAATCGGTGTGGGCATGGTGAATTCAAGGTTTAGTTTATATCGAGAATTAAATCGTGGAATTGCGTGGTTATTTAGTAATAATGTTGCCGCTTTAAGCTATTGTCTGCAACGATTGAAAAATACTCTCCACGATTAG
- the fumC gene encoding class II fumarate hydratase, whose protein sequence is MSTTRIETDSMGEIAVAADKYWGAQTERSLHHFNIGSDIMPREVTHAFGILKKAAALTNLELGKLPHDKADLIIKAAEEVQKGQLDEHFPLHVWQTGSGTQSNMNANEVISNRAIEMAGGTRGSKIPIHPNDHVNMSQSSNDTFPTAMHIAAALAFHEKLLPAVRNLRDALAAKAEKFKDIVKIGRTHLQDAVPLTLGQEFSGYVAQLDACLHRFEVVLPELYELALGGTAVGTGLNTHPEFAVTAAKHIAKITQLPFISAPNKFAALASHEPLVMAHSSLKALACALMKIANDVRWLGSGPRCGIGELILPENEPGSSIMPGKVNPTQCEAMTMVCAQVIGNDTTVAIAASQGNFELNVFKPVIIFNLLHSLNLLADTCHSFQEFCVDGLKANRATIDYYLQHSLMLVTALNQHIGYDKAAKIAKTAHHENISLQEAAVKLGFLTAEEFKQYVKPEEMVYPG, encoded by the coding sequence ATGAGCACTACGCGTATAGAGACTGACAGCATGGGAGAAATTGCTGTCGCCGCTGATAAATATTGGGGAGCGCAAACCGAACGTTCGCTGCATCATTTTAATATTGGTTCTGATATTATGCCACGTGAAGTGACTCATGCTTTTGGAATTTTAAAAAAAGCAGCGGCCTTGACCAACCTGGAACTGGGTAAATTACCCCATGATAAAGCCGATTTAATCATCAAAGCTGCCGAAGAAGTACAAAAGGGTCAATTAGATGAACACTTCCCCCTACACGTTTGGCAAACTGGCAGTGGCACCCAATCCAATATGAATGCGAATGAAGTTATCTCCAATCGTGCTATTGAGATGGCAGGTGGAACAAGAGGCAGTAAAATACCTATTCATCCTAACGATCATGTGAATATGTCGCAATCATCCAATGATACCTTCCCAACCGCCATGCACATTGCCGCGGCCTTAGCTTTTCATGAAAAGTTGTTACCTGCGGTGCGTAACTTGCGTGATGCTTTAGCTGCAAAGGCCGAAAAATTTAAAGACATCGTAAAAATTGGCAGAACTCATTTACAAGATGCTGTCCCCTTGACCTTAGGACAAGAGTTTTCAGGTTATGTTGCTCAATTAGATGCCTGTCTTCATCGTTTTGAAGTGGTGTTACCCGAATTATATGAGCTGGCTCTCGGCGGAACGGCGGTAGGAACGGGTTTAAACACTCATCCTGAATTTGCCGTTACTGCAGCAAAACATATTGCAAAGATAACTCAACTTCCATTTATTTCCGCTCCTAACAAATTTGCAGCACTCGCGTCTCATGAACCGTTGGTGATGGCTCACAGCAGCTTAAAAGCACTAGCTTGTGCGCTTATGAAAATTGCCAATGATGTACGCTGGTTAGGTTCTGGTCCACGTTGCGGTATTGGTGAATTAATTTTACCCGAAAATGAACCTGGTTCCTCCATTATGCCGGGCAAAGTTAATCCCACTCAGTGTGAAGCAATGACCATGGTTTGTGCACAAGTAATTGGAAATGATACGACGGTTGCTATTGCTGCAAGCCAAGGTAATTTTGAATTAAATGTGTTTAAACCAGTCATTATTTTTAACCTTCTGCATTCCTTGAACTTATTGGCAGATACCTGTCATTCTTTCCAAGAATTTTGTGTTGATGGACTAAAAGCAAATCGGGCAACAATTGATTACTACCTTCAACATTCACTGATGCTGGTAACCGCTCTTAACCAACATATTGGCTATGACAAAGCGGCTAAAATTGCAAAAACGGCTCATCATGAAAATATTTCATTACAAGAAGCTGCTGTAAAGCTGGGCTTTCTAACGGCCGAAGAATTTAAGCAATATGTGAAGCCTGAAGAGATGGTTTATCCTGGTTAA
- a CDS encoding 16S rRNA (uracil(1498)-N(3))-methyltransferase: MREVRIYEPGDYAPDQEFELSAAAGQHVGVVLRMQAGEKITLFRGDNYEFEAAIVSVHKRKVTVAILNQRLVNRESPRSIHLAQVISKGERMEIVIQKAVELGVSRITPLISERSVVKLNEERMGKKLTQWQAIAIAACEQCGRNQVPEIEPILYVNDYLQHPLSALKFVLHPDMGKRWRDYQFSADELTVLIGPEGGFSTKEIRQILAFNFNPLSLGPRILRTETAAIAALSVLQAICGDL; the protein is encoded by the coding sequence GTGAGAGAAGTTCGTATTTATGAACCTGGTGACTATGCGCCAGATCAGGAGTTTGAATTGTCGGCTGCTGCTGGACAGCATGTTGGTGTAGTCTTGCGCATGCAAGCTGGTGAAAAGATTACTTTGTTCCGTGGTGATAATTATGAATTTGAGGCAGCAATTGTCTCCGTCCATAAAAGAAAAGTGACTGTGGCAATTTTAAATCAACGTTTAGTCAATCGAGAGTCACCCCGCTCAATTCATTTGGCACAGGTGATTTCCAAAGGGGAACGTATGGAAATTGTTATCCAAAAAGCAGTCGAGTTAGGTGTTAGTCGCATCACACCGCTGATATCCGAACGCTCGGTGGTTAAATTAAATGAGGAGCGCATGGGGAAAAAACTGACGCAGTGGCAGGCTATCGCCATTGCTGCTTGTGAGCAATGTGGCCGCAATCAAGTGCCTGAAATTGAACCCATACTTTATGTAAATGATTATTTGCAGCATCCTTTAAGTGCCTTAAAATTTGTTCTTCATCCTGATATGGGGAAGCGTTGGCGAGATTATCAGTTCTCTGCGGATGAATTAACAGTATTGATTGGGCCTGAGGGTGGTTTTAGCACCAAAGAAATCCGCCAAATCTTGGCTTTTAATTTCAACCCCCTAAGCTTGGGGCCAAGAATTTTGCGAACTGAAACTGCTGCCATTGCTGCATTAAGTGTCTTGCAAGCAATTTGCGGAGATTTATAA
- the trxA gene encoding thioredoxin has product MSTNIKTVTDANFEQEVLNSGKPVLVDFWAEWCGPCRALAPIFEEVAASHSDNLVFAKINIDENPQTPSKYGVMSIPTLILFKNGQVEAVKMGLLTKSQLSAFVESNA; this is encoded by the coding sequence ATGAGTACGAATATTAAAACGGTAACGGATGCCAATTTTGAACAGGAAGTATTAAATTCTGGTAAGCCAGTGTTAGTAGATTTCTGGGCTGAATGGTGTGGTCCTTGCCGTGCGTTAGCACCCATTTTTGAAGAAGTTGCCGCCAGTCATAGCGACAACCTGGTATTTGCAAAAATTAATATTGATGAAAATCCTCAAACCCCTTCGAAATACGGTGTAATGAGTATCCCCACTCTTATTCTATTTAAGAATGGTCAGGTTGAAGCCGTTAAGATGGGTTTACTTACCAAGTCACAGTTAAGTGCTTTTGTAGAAAGTAATGCCTAA
- the rho gene encoding transcription termination factor Rho, with the protein MNLSELKQLPIADLVNIAQEMGAENTSRMRKQDILFAILKAHSHKGEDILGGGVLEVLTDGFGFLRSEDGSYQAGPDDIYVSPSQIRRFGLRTGDTITGKIRPPKDNERYFALLKVDQINYDSPESAKRKILFENLTPLFATERLVMEQGNGSTEDLTARVVDLCAPFGRGQRGLIVSPPKAGKTLMLQNIAHSIEKNYPECYLIVLLIDERPEEVTEMQRSVKGEVVASTFDEPANRHVQVAEMVIEKAKRLVEHKRDVVVLLDSITRLARAYNTVVPSSGKVLTGGVDANALQRPKRLYGAARNIEEGGSLTIIATALVDTGSKMDEVIYEEFKGTGNMEIHLSRNIAERRVFPAININRSGTRREDLLLTPEELHRTWILRKILQSMDECDAIEFLLERMKNHKTNAEFFEAMKRQE; encoded by the coding sequence ATGAATCTTAGTGAACTTAAGCAATTGCCCATTGCCGATCTTGTCAACATCGCACAGGAAATGGGGGCTGAAAATACCTCCCGCATGCGTAAGCAAGATATTCTTTTTGCTATCCTTAAAGCGCATTCCCATAAAGGTGAAGATATTCTTGGCGGTGGTGTCTTGGAGGTCTTAACCGACGGTTTTGGTTTTCTGCGCTCTGAAGATGGTTCTTATCAGGCTGGTCCTGATGATATTTATGTGTCGCCAAGTCAAATCAGACGATTTGGTTTACGCACTGGCGATACCATAACGGGTAAAATTAGACCTCCTAAGGATAATGAGCGTTATTTCGCTTTATTGAAGGTTGATCAGATCAATTATGATTCACCTGAAAGTGCCAAGCGTAAAATTCTATTTGAAAACCTCACTCCTTTATTTGCTACAGAACGTCTGGTAATGGAGCAAGGCAATGGCAGTACAGAGGACTTAACTGCTCGTGTTGTTGATTTATGCGCACCTTTTGGCCGTGGTCAACGTGGACTTATTGTTTCTCCTCCCAAAGCGGGTAAAACCTTAATGCTGCAAAATATTGCCCATTCAATCGAAAAAAATTACCCGGAATGTTACCTCATTGTTTTATTGATTGATGAGCGTCCTGAGGAAGTAACGGAAATGCAGCGCTCTGTGAAAGGGGAAGTTGTTGCAAGTACTTTTGATGAGCCAGCCAACCGTCACGTTCAGGTTGCAGAAATGGTGATTGAGAAAGCGAAAAGACTTGTTGAGCACAAACGTGATGTGGTGGTACTCCTCGATTCCATTACACGTTTAGCGCGAGCTTACAATACCGTGGTTCCTTCCTCAGGAAAAGTACTGACAGGAGGTGTTGATGCCAATGCTCTGCAACGACCAAAACGTCTCTATGGAGCGGCGCGAAATATTGAAGAGGGTGGTAGTTTAACCATTATTGCTACAGCCCTGGTAGATACTGGTTCTAAAATGGACGAAGTGATTTATGAAGAGTTTAAGGGAACCGGTAACATGGAAATACACTTAAGTCGTAACATTGCTGAGCGTCGTGTATTCCCAGCCATTAATATCAATCGTTCCGGTACGCGTCGTGAAGATCTTTTACTTACACCCGAAGAATTACACCGCACCTGGATTTTACGCAAGATTCTGCAATCCATGGATGAATGCGACGCGATTGAATTCCTGCTTGAGCGCATGAAAAATCACAAAACTAATGCGGAGTTTTTTGAAGCAATGAAACGCCAAGAGTAA